A single Tachypleus tridentatus isolate NWPU-2018 chromosome 9, ASM421037v1, whole genome shotgun sequence DNA region contains:
- the LOC143227058 gene encoding uncharacterized protein LOC143227058, producing MKFTITRIWREPSDHSRNCYFCMVDPSQRRAGKNASAIMYPDLPSSIASVLHCSELRGPTPPERKQPSSEESSKSEEEVDVEDPDYNFRGAASERNPYYPNHKDLNDLIRDLCPTKSNAETIFGG from the coding sequence atgaagttcactattacaagaatttggcgtgaaccctcTGACCACTCAAggaattgctacttctgcatggtggacccttcccaACGTCGAGCTGGCAAGAATGCGTCTGCTAttatgtatccggaccttccatcatccatcgcctcAGTGTTACACTGCTCTGAGCTTCGTggacccactccgccagagagaaagcagccatcttcagaagagagcagcaaatcagaagaggaggtagacgttgaagatccagactacaatttcagaggtgcagctagtgagagaaacccatactaccccaaccataaagacctcaatgacttgatcagagatctttgtccaacaaagtcgaatgccgagactatatttgggggctga